Within the Hevea brasiliensis isolate MT/VB/25A 57/8 chromosome 2, ASM3005281v1, whole genome shotgun sequence genome, the region ATGTCCAGAATCAACTGACTAGGAAAAAAATGTTATTGCTTTAACCAGTTTCTTTTagtccttcaaatgattcaaaataaaGAATTTGAAGTCAAAAGACCTGGCATTACCTTGAAATGAATATCTAATGATTTCCAGCATTTTTTAATAGGAATTTTTGCATTTGAAAAAGTAACACTGTGCAAAATACATTTAGCAAGTTTTACAATTGACTATACAGAAAACAGTCAATGACTTATTGGCATCCGTACAAAGACACAAGGGCTTCAAAATTCAGAAATCCCCAAAAGAGTAAAAACTTAAAAGACACCATCAAGACTTCCAAATCTACCAGTATTCAACAATTAAAAGTAGACCAATCCTTGAAACCATCACAACTAGATAACAACACAAGGTTAATTGATTTATCTGCAAATAtaatgattattaaaataatcCATGAGTCACAACAACATGCCTTAGAcagaagaacaaaaaaaaaatccacatATCAGTTGGGCATCTAATCAATTAACAGCGGACAAGTAAAACAACTTGCCTTCCAATGTCAATTGCATAGTCACCACGGATGGTTCCAGGGGCAGAGTCACCAGGGTTGGTGGCTCCAATAATCTTGCGGCCAGTGGTTACTACATTCTTACCCTCCCAAACCATAGCAACAACAGGGCCGGAGATAATATATTCAACAAGTCCATTGAAGAATGGCTTTGCAGACAGGTCTGCATAATGCTTCTCAGCCAAAGCACGCTCCACAGTGATTAGCTTCAAACCTAAATTCAGAAGATGTAAAGCAGTTTTAGCTATTCCCAGTGCAATGCTTTAGATAAAGATAAATACCACTTGATATCATTTTTTTGGTGCCTCGCACAGAGATAGCCGTAACAACTAAATCAAAGAAAGTAGTATCTCAAAGTGAAAAAAAGTTGATAAAGTTTGCTTAAGAAGTCATTAATCAGGTGGCCCTCTAAGGGCAACCAATTGAAAGAAAGGACAGGAGGTTTGCAAAGGAACCATAAATCAGAATGGTTAACAGGTTCTTGGCAAAATTTCGGGGTATCTAAGGTCGCTGCTTCTAGCATAATCAATTgaacattaaaaaataaataaacaaataaaaataaaataatcggCACAAAAGCAACGTTAGACGAATATCACAGAATTACAATCAGAACTCTGAAGAAAAATGAAACTAGGAAATATAACAAAAAGTTAGTTACCCTTGAGGGAGAAACCCTTCTTCTCAAATCTGCCAATGATCTCCCCAACCTGAAATGAACGCATGAACACAAATTTTTCAGTATATTGGCCTTTATGGTTCCAACCACTGATCAACGCACAGCAAAGCAATGCAGTTgattctttcttttatttatttaattattttgagaGATAGAAGTTAATTAACCAAGCTTCAGCTAATTTAATGAAAGCTCAGTGGTATCAACATATTTTTGGTCTTGTATAATCCATCTAAACCATGTTTGATCTACGATATATCTATTCTCTCTCCACAACCGGGAACAAGATCTATGAACACTTCAATTATGAAACTGATAACCCATAATCCCGATTCAGCTTCAGTAAGtgtgtgtataaagaaaatgaactCATTTGTGAGAAAAATAGAAAGCCCAAGAACTGAATTTTAAAGAAATGAGAACATAATCAGAATTAGAGAGAGGAATAGAAACTTACAAGGCCTCTCTGGACCCCATCAGGCTTGATCATGATGAAGGTTTGCTCCATGTGTTATACGGTGGTTTTGGTTTGGGTCTGGACTCAAAAGTTAGAGCGCGCCTAGGTGAGCCACGGTGAAGATGAGTTGGTGTGTGAGTTTTTATATATACGAAGGAACCCTAATTGCATAAGAATATTCGATTAGGGAACGgccctttatttatttatttcttttcccCTGCT harbors:
- the LOC110635843 gene encoding nucleoside diphosphate kinase B, which translates into the protein MEQTFIMIKPDGVQRGLVGEIIGRFEKKGFSLKGLKLITVERALAEKHYADLSAKPFFNGLVEYIISGPVVAMVWEGKNVVTTGRKIIGATNPGDSAPGTIRGDYAIDIGRNVIHGSDSVESARKEIALWFPEGPVSWASSLHPWVYE